In the Rhododendron vialii isolate Sample 1 chromosome 2a, ASM3025357v1 genome, GGTCTGTTTTCTCCAACCTGCCAGTCTCTAAGAAGTAGGGCTTCTTATTGATCAGCTTCGCAACAGCTACCTCTACTTCATACTTGGGCTCCATCGTGGCCACCGCGTAGTTTGGGTCCCTATAATAGGTTCCCTTCGAGGCGGCCATATAGTCTTGCTCTTGCTTTAAGATCCGCTCATACCTTGTTGCCTTGGCAGATAGCTCGATGAGATCTCTGAACTCCGTCTCGTAAAACTTCTTCTTCAACTCGAAGCCCAAACCATTCAAGGCCAAGCGCACGTACTCTCGTTCGGGCAGGGAGACCTTGCACTTAAATCTAGCCTTCTTGAATTGGGCCAGATAGGTTTCTACTCCTTCATTTGGCAATTGGCAAAGGCCTGAAAGGTCTGCCATCGTGTCCTCTGGCTCTACCCTGTAGAACTGTTGGTGGAAGGTCTCTTCCATTTGTTTCTAGGTCTGAATGGAATTGGGAGGCAGATTAATGTACCAAGTGAAGGCAGTGGCAGTCAAGGAGTTGGGAAACAGCCTCAACTTCCACTCGTCCTTAGTCCCCGCCTCTCCATATTGGACTAGGAACCGGGCCACGTGCTCCACAGTCGATTCTTTGGCATCCTCACCAGAAAATGTGTGGAACTCAGGTACTCGGAAGCCTTTTGGGAATTGCAGTTGATCGACCTCGTCTGAGTGGGGCTTAGTATACATAGGCCTTCCCATAGGCCTAAATTCTGGTCCCAACTCCTTTTGAAGCAACGCTATGATCTGGTCTCTGTCGGGAACTTGCTCCAGGGGAGGCGGCCTTTCCTGCTCGACGTGGGCTAGTTGCTGCTGGCCTTGCCATGCCCCCCAAGCATTGGCATTTGGTCCCACATGGGGATTATGGCCTCCCATTGGAGGAGGACCCCAGTCTTGGTTTCCGATGTGAGGTCGAGGAGTGGAGTTTCCCCCTAGCATGAAACGTCTCTCCAAATTTTCAATAGGCCTttgctggttttggcttgttgGGTCTTGAGCTGGATGGTGCATTCCATCGTGAGTCGGGCCACCACCAGAACTAGAGGCCTGGAATCCAAATGGTGTTGGTGACGGGTAGCCCACAGGGGGCTAGCGTCCAGAGAAACCATTAAACAACCAAAGATGAGGCATCACCGGTGTTCGTGGGGAAAGGTCGAGAAGGCCTTTCTGCTTCCTTTCCTCCTTCATCATCTCCACCAAGTCACTCATGGTCGCGGACATCGCGTTCACGTTGGTCATGAGTGACCCCATGGAGGCTGCAAGGTGCATGTTTGAATCTCGAATTTTTGTCATTGCTGAACCAACATATTGGGAAATTTCTTGTGACATCTCGCGGTTGGCCTCTAGCATATAATTTCGTACACTGCCCATAGACTCGTTCAGGTCTTAGACGCTGAGGAGAGGCTGTTCAAGGCCTCTGCCTAGATCTTCATGAGTTGCTTGTTGAGCACTTAGATCGTCCTGAGAATAAGAGCTTGAAACACCTTTCTGAGTTTCTTTCTTTGCCATGATCACCCTTTAACGACTAGGGTCCCACTGGGCGTGCCAAaatgtttctccacaaaatgtTTCGAAACCGAATTGGCAAATGTgttgcgggcgtgccaggacaggTCTGCTGTCCAAGTTGTTTTCAAGGCCTTCGTGCCTCAAAAATCTGACTTCTTTCAAACGATAGTGCTAGGCccaaagggtaaggcctcgtgatAGTTCGTTGTTCGCCTTTACTGGATAAGGACTTAAATATTTCCTAACCGTTGTTAGAAAATggttaaaagaaaaggaaaggactgAAAGGTAATGAAGgaacgaaaacaaactttattaatcggttaacaaagtttgggtacaaggaaataaaatgacatAAAATCTAGTCCGTGCTAGATTGAACGGGAAAGTAAAGACAATGAAAAGATAAATTGggtaagccgtgggcttgattgGTCGTGGACCTTGGCCAAGGCCTTCAGAACTGTGATTTATAGGAgctacaggccttgagctgcttcaaaatgctccaatgcatgGTTGCCACATGGCCTTCTATCAAAGGCTTGAGCTTGAGCAGCttcgaaatgctccaatgagggaCTGCTCTCTGAACAAAACGTGCCTTTTACTCCAAGAAAAGAGCAAAGGCttgaaaaatccttcttttctgcataaaactttgaaaaagggcaaagaaaattttagttTCTGCAGTATCCAGGCCATTCCGGGCCCACCACAGCTGCAGACCAATACTTCACCAGgcctttcttatcattttattggaCCTTGCATACTCTTGGGCCCTCTAAATCCTCTGAGGTTCATCTTTCACGGAAGAAGGATCCAAAAACAAAGGATTAACCAGACCtggatgagctgcttgtgagcagcttgcttaggtctgcatgaatcattcaccaacagctccaagggctgcatgtgcgccacctgtctctggccttgcttcatgctaaagaatggggtcccaccagttcagaccttgagctgcttgtgagcagcttacccagaTTTGTCtagcaagaatattctaggcttttgagctgcttgtgagcagcttaatgCCTTtaagctacttgtgagcagcttaaggcccctTTCTTGCTCATTAAAGGCTTTAAATGATGCTTTTAAAGCAGTGGGCCTATTCATCAATTGGGCCTGGACTTGTGGTAAATCATGGGCCTTTGTCCattgtaagccttctgagcccaagcCTGGTGAGAAATCCAAGCCTTCTACcaatttgggcctattttgtagGCCTTGTTACTtctaggaatttgggttaggcctGGACGAAATATTCAGGCCTGGTGGACTGAATCAAGCCTTAGGCCTTTGACTGATTTAGGCCAATATGGAAGTcccatcatttcttaagaaccggccctaattcgtgggcaactggtcgtaaggtctttcaaggctagggcctcgaccctcgaggctaccttttaacccgtaaatccatttcctgatttttggccaaaaatgggtgtaaacaatgcctaAAAGGACTAACACTTGGATTGAATGGTTCTTCTAAATCTAAGAGGGGCCCTCTATGTAAAATCAGATTTCTGTCCCATTAATATCGATCCATTGAAAGTAATAAGAACTGCGTTGGTAAACAGAACGATCTCCTATTTGCCATTTGGTTTTGCAAGTCTCATGAATCTTCTAATGATTCCAATTACATcaagattttcctatttttgccctcccatttttctttctcgagcaaatatccaaaaaaagacTTGATACAATTAAAGCAATATACGCTTGGCCTCAAGCACTGCCCAATATATGGTTAGTGGTAGAACAATTTTGGTACttgaaacaaaatttaaaattcaacGTGGATGGAGCTGTTGACAGTAAGAGAGGCGTGGTAGGAGTAggtatcgttttttttttctcagcaaaaaaaatattattaatcattgaaacaAAGTTTACAACGATTATATGGAATCAAAGAGTGATGGCTTCACAATGAAGAAAAATTGGAAGACCAACAAGGTTAGAATACCAGCTAGCCCTTGACATTCATAAGTCGTAGGAGTTGGTATTGTCGTTGCTGGGGATTCTCTGGAGAAGGTATTGGGTACGAGTTCTATATCCGCGCGTTTCTTTGGATTTCTTTTCTTAAGATCTACGGAAGTTATGGGATTTCGTGAAGCTTCAGTTGTGGTGGGTAACAGAGGGATTTCACATATTATTGTGGAAGGTGATTCGGCTCAAGTGGTTCAAGCTCTCTCAAAGAAGGACAAATCATTTTCAGACTGTAGTTCTCATTTCGGACTGCTTAGAACTTGTTCGGACTGTATTTCTCATTTCGGACTGCTTAGAACTTGTTTGGTTATTTTCGTCAATTTCCTTTGTCCATGTTAAACGTTCTTGTAATAGGGGGTAGCTCAAGTCTTGGCTAGACAATCCTTATTAGATGCTAGATTGGATGTTTGGAGGTTCCTGTCCCCCATTTTTATTGCAAATTTTGCCCTTGATGACGTCAGGTCTTCGGGTCTCATTCTTTCTTGAATAAAATCCATCCGCTTtccttgggaaaaaaaaattggcatgaTAATCAAGACTAACACGAGGTGGATATCTTTTAGCTGGGTGGATATCGTTTAGCTGTATTTCAGTTTTTGCAATGAAATTTCCATTCTCAAAAAAACTAGGATTACCACATCCTTGCTTTCAATCGCTAGTCAATCATCGAAAAATGAATTCCTCCTTGTCTCTTTCGATCATTTGCAGGAGTCATTCCGTGTATTTCCGtttgtctttttcatttttccggTCTTTCCCCTTTCCTGAGAAAGGCtaatttggttgatttttgtgtGATGCGTTAGCTTAATGAATGATACATGCTTGActaaaagaaaaccaaaagtcaaaaaagGATTTGGAGCCAACACAATTTTCCCACGCCAAATTGGACAGAAATGAGAAGCTAGCTAGTCTTGCGTAGAAATGGACTAGTAATAGTCCTACCAGTCCGTCGACCATAATATGTTGACTTGAGGGGCGTTTTTTGGCTCCATCCTCACTATTGCCAAGCACACCAAAGCTGGCAATTTGGACAGCCAGCCTTTGTTGAAGAAAATGGCATGACagtgtttgtctattttacttacagtcgacgaatcgactaagagttgttgagcgtgctggaaatgtgggtgtttgtggtgatggagtttggttccttgccgtatttcaggacttctctggaagcaaacttattgaagtgaatggagatgaaagaagaacaacaaaatggactttattattcctcgAGGTAGACgtcaatcgactatgagaacacaatcgaacagacagttacgttacaagctactcctagagcaagaaatgtaaagtacagataaaagtagaagcctttgggcgattgattgggggttctaaacgtcttctattcttgtatttataggccatcgtcgacttgaaattcaaatcagatgaaattccctccttcgatttgaattaagcggttccatgctccctattcttgctccactatctgcatgaggcggttacttctccatgatctcacatgttcccaATGTTGTAATTGCTTCAACTGCCTGTTTGCATTAACTGTCTTGCCACGATCTGTATACGCATGCTCTGAAACGTGTTCTGGAGTTAAACATTAACCGTCGATTAGTCCACTTGATTTTCCTTAATAGGCTTCACATTGTATTTATATCAATCAGTCAAAAACGTGCTGACACGTGTAATATTTTGACCCAATAGATCATATTAGACTAATTTACtgaattatggtgtaaacaatgcccccctatttacctgagttaaagattaacttgGCTAAATAATCCCTTAGTAACTTACCGCCTATATAAAGCAGAGTACTTCAAAATTTAGGGCACGAATCAAGTTTCTTCTCACACCAAAGCTCTGAAACAGCTCTCAAACTCAAATGGCATCGAAATCCAAAATGAAGGTTTCTAGCTACCGAGTTGATGATCCGACTACCGAGTCGGCACCGGAGGACTCCTTCCGTTTCCCCGAGTCATTCCGAAATGGGGTTGATCAGAACACCCAAGTCCTGATTCCTGACGATAACGTTAGTTCTCACTGTGTGTTGGGTCCAGCTTTTTCGTCAGCTCTCCCGGATGGCCTTCCAGAGGTTTACCCTGTGGGGGAACGTGACCCACTTCTCCTACAACTTCCATCGCTTGAATGGTCAGGTTGGGGTAAGAACACTTGCCTTCGCTCCTGGCCGTATACCGTTGAGATGGGATGGGTAGACTGGGTAAGGCGTATGATGAAATTTCTCTTTGAAGACCGAAAAGCAATGGGAATCCGTGAGACAATTGAACTCTCACAATTTCCCTTGGAGCTGAACCCTGAACTTTTGGCTGCCGCAGCTTGCTTCTGGTCCAAATCGTCCAATACCCTAGTTCTACATTGTGGTTTATTGTCTCCAACAGTCTTGGATATTTCTCATTTGACCGGCCTTCCTTCCTTAGGCCGTGAGGTAAATGCCCTACTTTCTCCTGATCCATATGATCCCCCATTTATTGTTCCATCGTCTGGGGTTAGCTACTCGAAATGGCTAAAGACTCACTACAAAGCCAAAGCATCTGGACCCTGCTTTCATGAGAAAGTTGCATTTTACCtattttggatttgtagattTCTTATAGCAGTTCCCGGGCTTAGGGTTACCAATGAATATCTCAACTTGGCCATCTGTATGGCTCAAGTAAAAAGATTGGCCCTTGCCCCATTTGTTCTAGGATCCCTGTATAAGGATTTATTTACCTTTGTTGACAAAAAGATAGCAGATTCTTGTAGTGGTcctttttggattttccaaGCTTGGTTGTATGCATATTTTCCCCAACTGAAACCTAAGCTAAACAATCCTCTTCGATCGGATGAAGCCTTACAAACATGCCGTAGCTATGCTGAATACTTCTTAGGTTTTCTGACTCAGACAGAGGAGTCATCCTTTCAAAGGTACTTCACCTTCTTCTATGAAGATAACAAAAAGAATTGGCCTGTTTTCTATCCCTTTGATAAATTCGAATATGCATCCGAACGATTAAGGCCATGTTTTGAGGGTATTCCACCAGCCTCTCCCCAACTTGTAGAGAAAATGACTCAGTCCAAACGGTTATTCTGGGCTAGCATTCTTCTTCCAAGACTTATTGCAGTTGGCTTTGCCCTAAATAACACCCCTTTTGGGAATTGTGGATTCGAAAATTACTCTCCCTGTCAATGTGCTAGACAGTTTGGCCTTGCGCAAGGCATTCCAATGCCTTTCGTTCACCCAAACATTGCTGAGATGGCTTCAAGTAGGCCAACGATCAAGGCCAAGGACTCACAAATGATATCTTTGATGGTTGGTAATTTTCATCATCGTGTGAAAACCTTTCAGTTCATTGACTTTAAGACCAATGGCGTAACCCTGCCTGCTTTTGATGAATGGTGGTCAACCATGAGAGCCCTTTACTTCAGTGCTCCACTTTTAGATTGCCTGTACAGGCTTGACCCAGAATACAAATATCTTCAGGACAAGGCTGGTAAGCATAGCTATTCATTGGTTTGCAATTCAATTAGTCATGCTTCTACTAATCATTGTGACATTGTTTCCTTGATAGAGATAACAGCTCGACTGCCTGATGAACCTTCCAAGGCCGTTGTGCCTCATGCAGGAGCAGTTCCCATATCATCTATGCCAATTAGGAACACCaggaaaagaaaagttgaaTCGATCAAGGACTCCGAAACTAGGCCACGAACGCAGACTCTCAAAATCACATCAGGTGTGAGCCAGAAAGTTTCTAAAAGTCCTTCTACTAGTAGATCCAAAAGACAGGTTGATGAAGCACCTACCCCTATGAAGCAATCAACAAGAAAACACATCAAGAAACAGAGCTCGAGTGACAAAGGATTGACTTCAAGGGTACACTTTCACCTTCTTCTTTCCCCTGTTGATTCATACTTTTCATAAGTCTTTGTattctcattttcctttcctttacaGAAAGGCAAGGGAACCAAAATTGTAGATGCCTTTGAAGAAACGGAGGAAGATGAAAATTCTTCCAAATCCTCACAAATTCAGAAGCCTTCCTCATATTGCAAGTCTGGATCATAATGACGTGCCACCCTTAGAGACTAAACATTAATTTTGACTGGCAAAACCGCTGCGTGCCCGTAGACTAATTCGAACGGAGTTACCCTAGTACTCTCTCTTTGTGACGTTCTATATGCCCACAACACTCTGGGCAACAGatcatgccattctcttgggttatcatcgattacctttgccaaggtattctttataattttgttagtcgATTTGACTTGCCCATTAGATTGGGCATAGTACGGAgtagaattcaaaatctgtattccatatttttgtgcatactggataacttctctaccattgaatACAGATGCCTGATCAACAGTAATAGTTTCAGGAATTCCAAATCTACATAAAAGATAttcctcaataaaatcaatcacttatttttgtgaaacaccttttaaaggtattgtctttgtccattttgtaaaataatcagttgctactacCACAAATTGGTGCTGTAATGAAGACGCTGGGTGGATTTCTCCTATCATATCGATTGCCCAACCTCTGAACGGCCAAGGTTTGATAATCGATTGCAATTGATAAGCAGGTATCCTTTGGATAGGTCCATGCTTTTGACATTGTTGACAACCTTTAGCATACTGAATGCAATCAGCTCGGATGTTTGGCCAATAATACCCGTGTCTCTTAATTAACGATCTCATTTTATCACCAGCTTGATGGGCACCACAGGTTCCTTCATGAACCTCTCCCATGATCCTCATCGATTGGTCTTTGCTAACACACAACAGTAGTAGACCATCAGAAGTTCTTCTATACAAATCCTGTCCTAACAGAACATAATTGATGGATCTGCATTTGACAATCCTTTATACTTTCTCATTAGGATTCAAAAGATAATTCTTTATTGGAGCCATCCAATCGAtccttttccctttcctttgagAAAGGTAAAAACCTTTTTTGGATTCTGATCACTCTTTCCGTGTCCCCTTCAAGAATTTTAACTCCTGAAGCTGCTTgggccatttgattggcctcaCTATTTTGAAGTCTCAAGATATGCTGAAAACATATCTCATTAAAGTTTTGAGCAAGACGTCGAACTTTTTCAAGCTGCAAATTCAATAATGGGTGATTGCACTTATAATGCCCTGTAACTTGTCGAATGACCAATTGTGAATCCCCAGAGACTTTCAGATATcgtatattcaaatcttttgctatttccaaGCCTATGATTAAGGCCTCATATTCTGCTTGATTATTTGTCAAAACTCTACTCTCATCGAGTTGGAAAGAGAATTGCAACATTTCTCcctttggagatgtcaagacaacacctgccccaactccattgtctgtttttgaaccatcaaaagacaATTTCCAAGGTCTGAGCTCCAAAAAATGCACTTCAAAGGTATCCTCTTCCAGGGGTAAATTTGGATGCTCAAATAAGAAGTCTGCCAAGGCTTGtccttttactgccttttggGGCACGTATTCAAAGTCATACTCGATCAAGGCTAGTATCCATTTCCCTTGTCTTCCCCTTAAAATGGGCCTAGACAAAATGTACTTTATTA is a window encoding:
- the LOC131317013 gene encoding uncharacterized protein LOC131317013; this encodes MEETFHQQFYRVEPEDTMADLSGLCQLPNEGVETYLAQFKKARFKCKVSLPEREYVRLALNGLGFELKKKFYETEFRDLIELSAKATRYERILKQEQDYMAASKGTYYRDPNYAVATMEPKYEVEVAVAKLINKKPYFLETGRLEKTDLAASTGKSNRVYTFDITRAEAIFDQLMVDKLVKLHPGHKFPSPEEMKGREYCKYHNSWSHTTNNCIIFRDDIQDKIEREEFRFEPKDKKAMGVDANPFPSGLSTNMVSFNMRGMPRSSPRHKICLGEPSRQAWSPVREDPSSK